From Bradyrhizobium sp. NDS-1, the proteins below share one genomic window:
- a CDS encoding VOC family protein has translation MGSVSVGVLDHFNIRTRNLAETVRFYEDVLGLEIGARPNFAFPGAWMYSEGKPVVHLVDISATAEPQKPDSGVVHHVAFVSRGFDGMKQRLTSKGMKFDSRQVPGGDLWQIFVHDPNGVMIELNYEAAREQGAAPAEMADDIGRQ, from the coding sequence ATGGGCAGCGTGAGCGTTGGCGTCCTCGATCATTTCAACATCCGGACCCGGAATCTGGCCGAGACCGTCCGCTTCTACGAGGATGTGCTGGGTCTGGAAATAGGTGCCCGGCCGAACTTCGCCTTCCCAGGCGCCTGGATGTACAGCGAGGGCAAACCGGTGGTGCATCTCGTCGATATTTCTGCGACGGCTGAGCCACAAAAGCCGGATTCCGGCGTTGTCCACCACGTCGCCTTCGTCAGCCGCGGCTTTGACGGCATGAAGCAGCGGCTGACATCCAAGGGGATGAAATTCGACTCCCGCCAGGTGCCCGGCGGCGACCTCTGGCAGATCTTCGTTCACGACCCCAACGGGGTCATGATCGAGCTGAATTACGAGGCTGCCAGGGAGCAGGGGGCGGCGCCTGCCGAGATGGCTGACGATATCGGGCGGCAGTAG
- a CDS encoding TRAP transporter substrate-binding protein — protein MKRRDFIKVTGLGAAGAATLAAPAIAQSMPEIKWRMPTSWPKSLDTLFGGAEMMCKMVAEATDNKFQIQIFAAGEIVPGLQVLDAVQNGTCEIGHTASYYYFGKDPTFTFGSAVPFGPNMRINQAWYMQGGGREVLNEFYKSYNVTSLLAGNTGCQMGGWFRKEVNTPDDLKGMKFRIGGFTGRVLQKLGVVPQQLAGGDIYPALEKGTIDAAEWVGPYDDEKLGFYKIAPHYYYPGWWEGGPMLLAFVNLDKWNALPKYYQSVLEQAGHYANNYMMARYDTANPLALKKLLAGGTKLHPFSPSIMDACHKAAKELHAEVGATNANFKKVHDSLAKFTSDGYAWFQVAEVGYDIFMARRSQS, from the coding sequence ATGAAGAGAAGAGACTTCATCAAGGTCACAGGACTTGGCGCGGCCGGCGCCGCCACGCTCGCGGCGCCCGCGATCGCGCAATCGATGCCGGAAATCAAATGGCGCATGCCGACGAGCTGGCCGAAATCGCTCGATACGCTGTTCGGCGGCGCCGAGATGATGTGCAAGATGGTCGCGGAGGCGACCGACAACAAATTCCAGATCCAGATATTCGCGGCCGGCGAGATCGTGCCGGGTCTCCAGGTGCTCGATGCCGTGCAGAACGGCACATGCGAAATCGGCCACACCGCCTCCTACTACTATTTCGGCAAGGACCCGACCTTCACCTTCGGCTCGGCCGTGCCGTTCGGCCCCAACATGCGCATCAACCAGGCCTGGTACATGCAGGGCGGCGGGCGCGAGGTGCTCAACGAGTTCTACAAGAGCTACAACGTCACCTCGCTGCTCGCCGGCAACACCGGTTGCCAGATGGGCGGCTGGTTCAGGAAAGAGGTCAACACGCCCGACGATCTCAAGGGCATGAAATTCCGCATCGGCGGCTTCACCGGCCGCGTGCTCCAGAAGCTCGGCGTGGTGCCGCAGCAGCTCGCCGGCGGCGACATCTATCCGGCGCTGGAGAAGGGCACCATCGACGCCGCCGAATGGGTCGGCCCCTATGACGACGAGAAGCTCGGCTTCTACAAGATCGCGCCGCACTACTACTATCCCGGCTGGTGGGAAGGTGGTCCGATGCTGCTGGCTTTCGTCAACCTCGACAAGTGGAACGCGCTGCCGAAATATTATCAGAGCGTGCTGGAGCAGGCCGGCCACTACGCCAACAACTACATGATGGCGCGGTACGACACGGCGAATCCGCTGGCGCTGAAGAAGCTGCTCGCGGGCGGCACCAAGCTGCACCCATTCTCGCCGTCGATCATGGATGCCTGCCACAAGGCGGCCAAGGAGCTGCACGCCGAAGTCGGCGCGACCAACGCCAATTTCAAGAAGGTGCACGACTCCCTCGCCAAGTTCACGAGCGACGGCTACGCCTGGTTCCAGGTCGCCGAGGTCGGCTACGACATCTTCATGGCGCGGCGCTCGCAGAGCTGA
- a CDS encoding TRAP transporter substrate-binding protein — MKRRDFLKVSAAGAAATAVASPAIAQSSPEVKWRLTSSFPKSLDTIYGGAEQVAKYVAEMTDNKFQIQVFAGGEIVPALQALDATSNGTVEMCHTVSYYYVGKDPTFAIYASVPFGLNARQQNSWWYQGGGMELGNEFFKKSNVIGFPCGNTGTQMGGWFRKEIKTVADLSGLKMRIGGIAGQVLQKVGVVPQQLAGGDIYPALEKGTIDAAEWVGPYDDEKLGFAKVAKYYYYPGFWEGGPTVHAFANLEKFNALPKSYQAILTNAMTNANTWMAARYDMQNPAALKRLVAGGTQLRPFTNEVLEACLKATNELWAEISAKNADFKKSIDAMQAYRSDEYLWWQVAEYTYDSFMIRSRTRG, encoded by the coding sequence ATGAAGCGTCGTGATTTTCTTAAAGTGTCGGCAGCAGGCGCGGCGGCGACCGCAGTGGCCTCGCCGGCGATCGCGCAGTCCTCGCCCGAGGTGAAGTGGCGCCTGACTTCGAGCTTCCCGAAGTCGCTCGATACCATCTATGGCGGTGCGGAGCAGGTGGCGAAATACGTCGCCGAGATGACCGACAACAAATTCCAGATCCAGGTGTTCGCCGGCGGCGAGATCGTCCCGGCGCTGCAGGCGCTCGATGCGACCTCCAACGGCACCGTCGAGATGTGCCACACCGTCTCGTACTACTATGTCGGCAAGGACCCGACCTTCGCGATCTATGCTTCGGTGCCGTTCGGCCTCAACGCGCGCCAGCAGAACTCCTGGTGGTACCAGGGCGGCGGCATGGAGCTCGGCAACGAGTTCTTCAAGAAGTCGAACGTGATCGGCTTCCCCTGCGGCAACACCGGCACCCAGATGGGCGGCTGGTTCCGCAAGGAGATCAAGACCGTCGCTGACCTCTCCGGCCTCAAGATGCGCATCGGCGGCATCGCCGGCCAGGTGCTTCAGAAGGTCGGCGTGGTGCCGCAGCAGCTCGCTGGCGGCGACATCTATCCGGCGCTGGAAAAGGGCACCATCGACGCCGCCGAGTGGGTCGGCCCCTACGATGACGAGAAGCTCGGCTTCGCCAAGGTCGCCAAGTACTACTATTATCCGGGCTTCTGGGAAGGCGGGCCGACCGTCCACGCCTTCGCCAACCTGGAAAAGTTCAATGCGCTGCCGAAGAGCTACCAGGCGATCCTCACCAACGCGATGACCAATGCCAACACCTGGATGGCCGCGCGCTACGACATGCAGAACCCGGCGGCGCTGAAGCGACTGGTTGCCGGCGGCACCCAGCTTCGTCCCTTCACCAACGAGGTGTTGGAAGCCTGCCTCAAGGCGACCAACGAGCTGTGGGCCGAGATCTCGGCCAAGAACGCCGACTTCAAGAAGTCGATCGACGCCATGCAGGCCTACCGCTCCGACGAATATCTGTGGTGGCAGGTTGCCGAATATACCTACGACAGCTTCATGATCCGCTCGCGCACGCGCGGCTGA
- a CDS encoding Mrp/NBP35 family ATP-binding protein — translation MSVTQQQVRDSLARIKSPRGVALTNANVLSAISASDGKVFFSINVDAAEARAWESIRAEAEAAVRAIPGVTTVMVALTAERKPGSAPPPPPPPQPSRGAPGVQPVHAHKPPQGGQSPMARQSEIPGVAAVIAVASGKGGVGKSTTALNLALGLRDLGLKVGLLDADIYGPSVPRLTGLHDKPELNDERKMIPLRRFGLAIMSIGFLVEEETAMIWRGPMVMSAVTQMLRDVEWGRLDVLVVDMPPGTGDAQLTLAQNVPLKGAVIVSTPQDLSLIDARRGLAMFKKVNVPVLGIVENMSYFQCPHCGTRSDIFGHGGARHEAEKLEVPFLGEIPLHMAIRASSDAGNPVVDSEPDGPHAAIYRAIAGQVRDQLKGVIAAA, via the coding sequence TTGAGCGTGACGCAGCAACAGGTTCGCGACAGCCTCGCCAGGATCAAATCGCCCCGTGGGGTCGCGCTCACCAATGCCAATGTGCTGAGCGCCATCAGCGCGTCCGATGGCAAGGTGTTCTTCTCGATCAATGTCGACGCCGCCGAGGCCAGGGCCTGGGAATCCATCCGGGCCGAGGCCGAGGCCGCCGTGCGTGCCATTCCCGGCGTCACCACCGTCATGGTGGCGCTGACGGCCGAGCGCAAGCCGGGCTCCGCACCTCCACCTCCACCGCCGCCGCAACCCAGCCGTGGCGCGCCGGGCGTGCAGCCGGTCCATGCCCACAAGCCGCCACAGGGGGGCCAATCGCCGATGGCGCGGCAGTCGGAGATCCCGGGCGTCGCCGCCGTGATCGCGGTCGCCTCCGGCAAGGGTGGCGTCGGCAAGTCGACCACTGCGCTGAACCTGGCGCTGGGTCTGCGCGACCTCGGCCTCAAGGTGGGGTTGCTCGATGCCGACATCTACGGCCCCTCGGTGCCGCGCCTGACGGGCCTGCACGACAAGCCGGAACTGAACGACGAGCGCAAAATGATTCCGCTTCGGCGGTTCGGCCTCGCCATCATGTCGATCGGCTTCCTGGTCGAGGAAGAGACCGCGATGATCTGGCGCGGTCCCATGGTGATGTCGGCGGTGACGCAGATGCTGCGCGATGTCGAATGGGGGCGGCTCGACGTTCTCGTGGTCGACATGCCGCCCGGGACCGGTGATGCCCAGCTCACGCTGGCGCAGAACGTACCGCTCAAGGGCGCCGTGATCGTCTCCACCCCCCAGGACCTGTCTCTGATCGATGCGCGGCGGGGACTTGCCATGTTCAAGAAGGTCAACGTGCCTGTGCTCGGCATCGTCGAGAACATGAGCTACTTCCAGTGCCCGCATTGCGGCACGCGGTCGGACATTTTCGGCCATGGCGGGGCGCGGCACGAGGCCGAGAAGCTCGAAGTACCGTTCCTCGGCGAGATCCCGCTGCACATGGCGATTCGCGCCAGCTCGGACGCCGGCAATCCCGTCGTCGATAGCGAGCCGGACGGTCCCCATGCGGCGATCTACCGCGCCATTGCAGGCCAGGTCCGGGACCAGCTCAAGGGCGTCATCGCGGCGGCCTGA
- a CDS encoding CHAT domain-containing protein — MAKVVFNLTIEDCGEDYCRIVAEYNSSSREIEVEKLKPSFRQNLRPLQEAILQSSAARSAEVVLRRRAPDTANGGDEPRPAIRDAAGVLAAGSDERIVQEVGSQLFDFIFQRKILELYQECFQAARRDDEPFLIRLRVSDPALAYVPWETMYDRKNRFYVTTSQSTPFTRAVDDYGEDRRMCAARPIRMLGMAARVKVLNGFPLDEIEVDAEQVAIKKALNELNDGKRLKLSWIPSAKARDLNRRFLRGDDGKRWDLFHFIGHGGHDPDRQMGFIVVQEEGGSSGTRLYADALRVFLTQPGQTPSLVVLNSCSGAQADGSLFSSTAAELIQGGVPAVIAMQFEISDNMGLVFADTFYTYLADNVSIQAALAHTRAELKARQFAEWISPVLYMRGLDGEIFVDRAGS; from the coding sequence GTGGCGAAAGTCGTTTTCAATCTGACCATCGAAGATTGTGGCGAAGATTATTGCCGCATCGTCGCGGAATATAATTCGTCGAGCCGAGAGATCGAAGTCGAGAAGCTCAAGCCGAGTTTTCGTCAGAACCTGAGACCGTTGCAGGAAGCGATCCTCCAGAGCTCTGCCGCGCGCAGCGCCGAGGTCGTGCTACGCCGGCGAGCCCCGGACACGGCAAACGGCGGTGATGAGCCAAGACCTGCCATCCGCGATGCTGCCGGAGTCCTGGCTGCGGGATCGGACGAGCGGATCGTGCAGGAGGTCGGTTCGCAACTCTTCGACTTCATCTTCCAGCGAAAGATCCTCGAACTCTATCAGGAATGTTTCCAGGCGGCGCGAAGAGACGACGAGCCGTTCCTGATCCGCTTGCGGGTCAGCGATCCCGCGCTCGCCTATGTGCCCTGGGAAACGATGTACGACAGGAAGAACCGTTTCTATGTGACGACCTCCCAGAGCACACCGTTCACGCGCGCCGTCGACGACTATGGCGAGGACCGCCGGATGTGCGCGGCGAGGCCGATACGGATGCTGGGCATGGCTGCGCGGGTCAAGGTCCTGAACGGCTTTCCGCTGGACGAAATCGAGGTCGACGCCGAGCAGGTCGCGATCAAGAAGGCGCTGAACGAACTGAACGACGGCAAGAGACTGAAGCTGTCCTGGATTCCCTCGGCGAAGGCGCGCGATCTCAACCGTCGCTTCCTGAGGGGAGATGATGGCAAGCGGTGGGATCTGTTTCACTTCATCGGTCATGGCGGGCACGATCCGGATCGGCAAATGGGCTTCATCGTGGTGCAGGAAGAGGGCGGATCGAGCGGGACGAGGCTGTACGCCGACGCGTTGAGAGTGTTTCTCACCCAGCCCGGCCAGACGCCAAGCCTCGTCGTCCTGAACTCCTGTAGCGGGGCGCAAGCCGACGGGTCCCTGTTTTCGAGCACCGCCGCCGAGCTCATTCAAGGCGGCGTCCCCGCGGTGATCGCCATGCAGTTCGAGATCAGCGACAACATGGGGCTGGTCTTTGCCGATACGTTCTACACCTATCTCGCCGACAACGTATCGATACAGGCGGCGCTGGCGCATACCCGAGCCGAGTTGAAGGCGCGGCAATTCGCCGAATGGATCTCGCCGGTTCTGTACATGCGCGGCCTCGACGGAGAAATTTTCGTGGACCGAGCTGGATCATAG
- a CDS encoding NAD(P)-dependent oxidoreductase: MAKIAFLGLGVMGFPMAGHLVKKGGHEVTVYNRTAAKAKEWADKFGGKTAATPKAAAEGQDFVMCCVGNDNDLRSVTIGADGAFAGMKKGATFVDHTTASAEVARELDAAATKAGFKFVDAPVSGGQAGAENGVLTVMCGGAQDAYSGAEPIITGAYARMCKLLGPAGSGQLTKMVNQICIAGLVQGLSEGIHFAKKSGLDVAAVIETISKGAAQSWQMENRYKTMNDDKYDFGFAVEWMRKDLSISLAEARRNGATLPVTALVDQFYAEVEKMGGKRWDTSSLLARLQR; the protein is encoded by the coding sequence ATGGCTAAAATCGCTTTCCTCGGTCTCGGCGTCATGGGCTTCCCCATGGCCGGACACCTCGTGAAAAAAGGGGGCCATGAGGTCACCGTCTACAACCGCACCGCGGCCAAGGCGAAGGAATGGGCGGACAAATTCGGTGGCAAGACCGCGGCGACCCCGAAGGCCGCCGCCGAGGGCCAGGATTTCGTGATGTGCTGCGTCGGCAATGACAATGATCTGCGCTCGGTCACGATCGGCGCCGACGGCGCCTTCGCCGGCATGAAGAAGGGTGCGACCTTCGTCGATCACACCACCGCCTCCGCCGAGGTCGCACGCGAGCTGGACGCAGCCGCCACCAAGGCCGGCTTCAAATTCGTCGATGCACCGGTCTCCGGCGGCCAGGCCGGCGCGGAGAACGGCGTGCTGACGGTGATGTGCGGCGGCGCGCAGGATGCCTATTCCGGCGCCGAGCCGATCATCACGGGCGCCTATGCGCGGATGTGCAAGCTGCTCGGGCCCGCCGGAAGCGGCCAACTGACGAAAATGGTCAATCAGATCTGCATCGCCGGTCTGGTGCAGGGTCTCTCCGAAGGTATCCACTTCGCCAAGAAGAGCGGCCTCGACGTCGCCGCGGTGATCGAGACCATCTCCAAGGGCGCCGCGCAGTCGTGGCAGATGGAAAATCGCTACAAGACCATGAACGACGACAAATACGATTTCGGCTTCGCTGTCGAATGGATGCGCAAGGACCTCTCGATCTCTCTGGCTGAAGCCCGCCGCAACGGCGCCACGCTGCCGGTGACGGCACTCGTGGACCAGTTCTACGCCGAGGTCGAAAAGATGGGCGGCAAGCGCTGGGATACGTCGAGCCTGCTCGCGCGTCTGCAACGCTGA
- a CDS encoding sodium:proton antiporter, translating to MTSLLFVAILVLAAASPSQALAASLDGASLRPQWALPFAGMLLSIAIFPLAAPHFWEHHQGKIAAMWAALIVLPLAIWYGPLPTIQALVHTALLEYIPFILLLLALFTVAGGIVVRGNLHGSPVLNTLLLAMGTLIASVIGTTGASMVMIRPVIRANDDRRHNAHVVIFFIFLVSNIGGSLSPLGDPPLFLGFLRGVDFFWTTTHLFPQTTFAAWILLALFFCIDAYLYRKEGRVKPDPTPDNPLRISGGLNFVLMGVIVAAILFSAKFDLGGFDILGTHLQVQNLVRDAIMIGVVFASLAATSKEDHDANGFSWGPMIEVAKLFAAIFITIIPVLAILNAGRSGAFSSVVNMVTNADGTPNNAAYFWLTGLLSSFLDNAPTYLVFFELAGGDAKHLMTNGALTLAAISAGAVFMGANSYIGNAPNFMVYAIARSGGIAMPGFFGYMAWSSALLLPVFALVTLVFFR from the coding sequence ATGACCAGCCTGCTCTTCGTTGCCATCCTGGTTCTGGCCGCCGCATCACCTTCGCAGGCGCTGGCCGCATCGCTCGATGGCGCCAGCCTTCGCCCACAATGGGCGCTCCCGTTTGCCGGCATGCTGCTGTCGATCGCGATATTCCCGCTCGCAGCGCCCCATTTCTGGGAGCACCACCAGGGCAAGATCGCCGCCATGTGGGCCGCCCTGATCGTGCTGCCGCTTGCAATCTGGTACGGCCCGCTTCCAACCATCCAGGCGCTCGTTCATACCGCCCTGCTGGAATATATCCCGTTCATTCTGCTGCTCCTCGCTCTGTTCACCGTCGCCGGCGGAATCGTGGTGCGTGGCAATCTTCACGGCTCCCCGGTTCTGAATACACTGCTGCTCGCCATGGGCACTCTGATCGCGAGCGTCATCGGCACGACCGGCGCGTCGATGGTCATGATCCGGCCGGTGATCCGCGCCAATGACGACCGCCGCCATAACGCGCATGTCGTCATCTTCTTCATCTTTCTGGTGTCCAACATCGGCGGCTCACTCTCGCCTTTGGGTGATCCGCCGCTGTTTCTGGGATTCCTGCGCGGCGTGGACTTCTTCTGGACGACGACACATCTGTTCCCTCAGACCACGTTCGCGGCCTGGATTCTGCTCGCCCTCTTCTTTTGCATCGATGCTTATCTGTATCGCAAGGAAGGCCGCGTCAAACCCGACCCAACTCCCGACAATCCCTTGCGGATCAGCGGCGGCCTCAATTTCGTTCTGATGGGCGTCATCGTCGCCGCGATCCTGTTCAGCGCCAAGTTCGACCTCGGCGGGTTCGACATTCTCGGCACGCACCTTCAAGTGCAGAACCTGGTCCGCGATGCAATCATGATCGGCGTCGTGTTCGCATCCCTCGCTGCCACGTCAAAAGAGGATCACGACGCGAACGGCTTCTCTTGGGGCCCCATGATCGAAGTGGCCAAGCTATTCGCCGCCATTTTCATCACCATCATTCCCGTGCTTGCGATCCTCAACGCGGGCCGATCCGGCGCGTTTTCCTCCGTCGTGAACATGGTCACCAACGCCGACGGCACGCCGAACAATGCCGCATATTTCTGGTTGACCGGCCTGCTCTCATCCTTCCTCGACAATGCACCGACCTATCTGGTCTTCTTTGAACTTGCCGGAGGCGACGCCAAGCATCTGATGACGAATGGCGCCTTGACCCTTGCCGCGATCTCTGCAGGTGCCGTGTTCATGGGCGCAAACTCCTACATCGGCAACGCGCCCAACTTCATGGTTTACGCGATCGCGCGATCCGGCGGCATCGCAATGCCGGGCTTCTTCGGTTACATGGCTTGGAGCTCCGCGCTGCTGCTGCCTGTATTCGCATTAGTTACGCTCGTCTTCTTCAGGTAA
- a CDS encoding CHAT domain-containing protein, with amino-acid sequence MAAIEVANGIVVQSPDDVEVTVVGGGALRGGLRRAAVSRMSGTDHLRRALSASGFTIAAEVEIAPTRPGTRVLRRDAQTPTQIEVEVGPSERAMVLIEGAGGVYAWTYPQQAARSSGQRRGAQVLVFPLTAGTRGSARGVATATGRRGPVLDWVSDKLIDPVRAYVLKFVARRAIDAATDYIDGDREEGLVTIAGLDPAAWTPAGSARPRLPQDRPLKILLMVHGTFSSTASGFAQLVGSDSGRAFLSGAYEHYDAVLGFDHKTLTATPEENAAALLAALQALGIPEKSSIDAVVHSRGGLVYRVVENLLADERPDIRLGKAIFVGCTNAGTHLAEPENWAAMIDLYTNGIMAGVRAVSYLTGGAALSPIVSQGIETVGRFVQALSEVAIDEQRVPGLAAMRPTSDLVMELNGAAGPLEGLATYYAITSNFVAQVEPSKGMTKEFAEFIADRVTNRLFRLDNDLVVDTASMTSFGTRGSRLADDATFAFGNTDAVIHTTYFATDIVPLKVSEWLGVGVPRPGGAREQFELRRTTSRRSTVRAASTDEAQLEVVAGDREGPGSGSTLDALTLRRSRTRAAPAAAPPAPRQAPRAVETAPSAPSPDPRTVACYFAAEIESHPPPRKPVPLFVTVSREKIQAAETQTSTASDAPVNVDTSRAIVVEVIARKNCRVIGEASAEIDIPRDRRAEALRFLVEGTAEGAADILVEARQGPRILASFALAPVFVDVDSKTLRQSQAGLAMAAHPNEPAVLRIYEIVDSGKVTLRFDLACVDPNIAVSESRTLPGGFSRDVYVAEIFKGIENSWLATNRLYDQFLLRLQANGIVMANELLPDKVREALWTHREAIRAIQVISEEPFIPWELLYINDRKSGLDGKGFLAEWGLVRWLHSTPWPGPKLAMRSDRIKCVIPTYLDPALRLAGADAERQMLARLFGEPREVTPDSISVADFLRKDARECDVLHFACHGEAAQRAVMTADLLMAGTNVDGTFAQDSLSADQVKAFARFAESGPRPTIFINACQTGRSGRGIGGGVAGFVDAFLRPFSELGAGALVGALWSVDDKLAYSFAEAFYRSLKDGDALVDAVRTAREAAKSRKELTWLAYSVYGNPFARVEGAPETNRDA; translated from the coding sequence ATGGCTGCAATCGAGGTAGCGAACGGGATCGTGGTTCAAAGTCCCGATGACGTCGAGGTCACGGTGGTTGGCGGTGGCGCTCTCCGCGGGGGATTGCGCCGCGCGGCCGTCAGCCGGATGAGCGGCACGGATCATCTCAGGAGAGCGTTGTCGGCGTCGGGCTTCACCATCGCTGCCGAAGTTGAAATAGCGCCGACGCGCCCTGGAACGCGCGTGTTGCGACGGGATGCGCAGACGCCGACGCAGATCGAGGTGGAGGTCGGCCCGTCCGAGAGGGCGATGGTCCTGATCGAGGGGGCAGGCGGTGTCTATGCCTGGACCTATCCGCAGCAGGCCGCCCGTTCATCGGGGCAGCGCCGTGGTGCGCAGGTTCTGGTGTTCCCGCTGACGGCCGGAACGAGGGGCTCCGCCCGAGGAGTCGCGACGGCGACCGGCAGGCGTGGTCCCGTTCTTGACTGGGTCTCCGACAAGCTGATCGATCCGGTCCGCGCCTATGTGCTGAAGTTCGTCGCCAGACGGGCCATCGATGCGGCGACCGACTATATCGACGGAGACCGGGAAGAGGGCCTCGTGACGATAGCGGGGCTCGATCCGGCAGCATGGACACCGGCGGGATCGGCGCGACCTCGCTTGCCGCAGGATCGTCCGCTGAAGATCCTGCTCATGGTGCACGGCACGTTCTCGTCGACCGCGAGCGGCTTCGCGCAGCTTGTGGGCTCGGACAGCGGACGGGCGTTTCTTTCAGGAGCCTACGAGCACTACGACGCCGTGCTCGGCTTCGACCACAAGACCCTGACCGCAACGCCGGAAGAAAACGCGGCCGCTCTTCTTGCGGCGTTGCAGGCTCTCGGAATTCCCGAGAAGTCCTCGATCGATGCCGTCGTCCACAGCCGCGGCGGACTGGTCTATCGCGTGGTCGAAAATCTGCTTGCGGACGAGCGACCGGACATCCGGCTCGGCAAGGCCATCTTCGTCGGCTGCACCAATGCCGGAACGCATCTGGCCGAGCCCGAGAACTGGGCGGCGATGATCGATCTCTACACCAACGGGATCATGGCCGGCGTCCGTGCGGTTTCCTACCTGACGGGAGGGGCCGCGCTCAGTCCGATCGTGTCGCAGGGGATCGAGACCGTCGGCCGTTTCGTGCAGGCGTTGTCCGAAGTCGCCATCGACGAGCAGAGGGTGCCTGGACTGGCCGCCATGCGGCCCACAAGCGACCTGGTCATGGAGTTGAACGGAGCTGCCGGTCCTCTCGAGGGGCTCGCGACCTACTATGCGATCACGTCGAATTTTGTCGCGCAGGTCGAACCCAGCAAGGGCATGACGAAGGAGTTCGCCGAGTTCATCGCCGATCGCGTGACAAATCGCCTGTTTCGGCTCGACAACGATCTGGTGGTGGATACAGCGTCGATGACGTCGTTTGGAACCCGGGGCTCGCGCCTCGCGGACGATGCGACGTTTGCCTTCGGCAATACGGACGCCGTCATTCACACCACGTACTTCGCAACAGACATCGTTCCGCTGAAGGTGAGCGAATGGCTGGGTGTCGGCGTGCCCCGCCCTGGCGGAGCCAGGGAGCAATTCGAGCTGCGGCGGACGACATCGCGCCGCTCGACCGTGAGAGCTGCGTCCACTGACGAAGCCCAGCTGGAAGTCGTCGCCGGTGATCGGGAGGGCCCCGGATCCGGCTCGACATTGGACGCACTTACGTTGCGGCGATCGCGAACGCGTGCCGCTCCTGCGGCTGCACCGCCTGCGCCCAGGCAGGCACCGCGAGCAGTCGAGACGGCGCCCTCGGCACCTTCGCCCGATCCACGAACCGTTGCCTGCTATTTTGCCGCAGAGATCGAGTCTCATCCGCCGCCGAGAAAGCCGGTCCCGCTGTTCGTCACGGTTTCCCGCGAGAAGATCCAGGCTGCGGAAACACAAACGTCCACCGCCTCGGATGCGCCGGTCAACGTCGACACGTCCCGCGCCATCGTCGTCGAAGTCATCGCACGCAAGAACTGCCGGGTCATCGGTGAAGCCAGCGCAGAGATCGACATACCGCGGGACCGACGGGCGGAGGCGCTACGATTCCTCGTGGAAGGCACCGCCGAGGGCGCAGCGGACATCCTCGTCGAAGCGCGGCAGGGGCCACGCATTCTCGCGTCTTTTGCCTTGGCTCCCGTGTTCGTCGATGTGGACAGCAAGACCTTGCGTCAGAGCCAGGCCGGGCTGGCCATGGCGGCACATCCGAACGAGCCGGCGGTGCTGCGGATCTACGAGATCGTGGACAGTGGCAAGGTAACGCTGCGCTTCGATCTTGCATGCGTCGATCCGAATATCGCGGTTTCGGAATCGCGCACGCTTCCCGGCGGCTTCTCCCGCGACGTCTATGTTGCGGAGATCTTCAAGGGGATCGAGAACTCCTGGCTCGCGACGAACCGGCTGTACGACCAGTTCCTGTTGCGCCTCCAGGCAAACGGAATTGTCATGGCAAACGAGTTGTTGCCCGACAAGGTCCGCGAAGCCCTTTGGACCCATCGCGAGGCGATCCGCGCGATCCAGGTCATCTCGGAGGAGCCCTTCATTCCGTGGGAGCTGCTTTACATCAACGATCGGAAGTCCGGGTTGGACGGCAAGGGCTTCCTCGCGGAATGGGGGCTGGTCCGCTGGCTGCACAGCACGCCGTGGCCGGGACCGAAGCTTGCGATGCGCAGCGATCGCATCAAATGCGTGATCCCGACCTATCTCGATCCCGCCCTGCGGCTCGCGGGCGCCGATGCTGAACGTCAGATGCTGGCCAGGCTGTTCGGCGAGCCCCGCGAAGTGACGCCCGACAGCATCTCGGTGGCCGACTTTCTTCGGAAGGATGCCAGGGAATGCGACGTTCTGCACTTTGCCTGCCATGGCGAAGCGGCACAGCGGGCGGTCATGACAGCCGACCTCTTGATGGCGGGGACCAACGTGGACGGCACCTTTGCGCAGGATTCGCTCTCAGCGGATCAGGTCAAGGCCTTTGCCCGCTTCGCGGAGAGCGGACCGAGGCCAACCATCTTCATCAATGCCTGTCAGACCGGGCGCTCGGGACGTGGTATCGGCGGGGGTGTCGCCGGGTTTGTCGATGCATTCCTGCGGCCGTTCTCCGAACTGGGCGCGGGCGCGCTGGTCGGAGCGCTGTGGTCGGTGGACGACAAGCTGGCCTACAGTTTTGCCGAGGCGTTCTATCGCTCGCTCAAGGACGGAGATGCGCTGGTGGATGCCGTCCGAACCGCTCGCGAGGCAGCCAAGAGCCGGAAGGAACTCACCTGGCTGGCCTATTCGGTATACGGCAATCCGTTCGCGCGCGTCGAAGGCGCTCCTGAGACGAACCGGGACGCATGA